In one window of Helianthus annuus cultivar XRQ/B chromosome 17, HanXRQr2.0-SUNRISE, whole genome shotgun sequence DNA:
- the LOC110925852 gene encoding cytochrome b-c1 complex subunit Rieske-4, mitochondrial translates to MLRVAGRRCSSLSSSWRSSTPASSAIISRNPINGAGDSKSDDSRSISNPYPSYLNSMFLQHIRGLSSGSITPTHDLGFDVPPTVAAIQNPTSKITYDEYNHERYPPGDPSKRAFAYFVLTGGRFVYASLIRLLVLKFVLSMSASKDVLALASLEVDLSSIEPGTTVTVKWRGKPVFIRRRTEDDISLANSVDVNSLRDPQEDAVRVKDPEWLIVVGVCTHLGCIPLPNAGDFGGWFCPCHGSHYDISGRIRKGPAPYNLEVPTYSFLGDNKLLIG, encoded by the exons ATGTTGCGAGTAGCCGGGAGGAGATGCTCTTCTCTCTCTTCTTCATGGCGGTCATCTACTCCGGCCTCATCCGCCATCATCTCTCGCAATCCAATCAACGGCGCCGGTGATTCCAAATCCGATGATTCCAGATCCATTTCCAATCCTTATCCTTCATACCTCAATTCCATGTTTCTTCAACACATCAGAG GTCTTTCTTCTGGTTCAATTACTCCAACACACGACCTCGGTTTCGACGTCCCTCCCACCGTAGCCGCCATTCAGAACCCAACATCCAAAATCACTTACGACGAGTACAATCATGAACGATATCCACCCGGTGACCCCAGCAAGCGTGCTTTTGCATACTTCGTGTTAACCGGCGGGCGCTTCGTTTATGCATCCCTAATCCGTCTCTTGGTACTCAAGTTTGTTCTAAGCATGTCGGCCAGTAAAGACGTTCTTGCCCTTGCTTCCCTCGAAGTTGACCTCTCAAGCATCGAGCCAGGGACTACAGTCACCGTCAAGTGGCGTGGGAAACCAGTCTTCATCAGGCGCAGGACCGAGGATGACATCAGCCTAGCCAACAGTGTTGACGTGAACTCCCTTAGGGACCCACAAGAGGATGCGGTTAGGGTTAAAGACCCGGAGTGGCTCATAGTTGTTGGGGTGTGTACTCATCTGGGTTGCATTCCGTTGCCAAACGCAGGGGACTTTGGTGGGTGGTTTTGCCCGTGTCATGGGTCCCACTATGATATCTCTGGAAGAATCCGGAAAGGTCCTGCGCCTTATAATCTGGAGGTGCCTACTTATAGCTTCTTGGGTGATAATAAGTTGCTGATAGGTTGA
- the LOC110922417 gene encoding transaldolase: MASISNLSSPITPLKSSPVLPPPPTTAVYLGFPARLNLSSSKLSVRSTVPLAASLLVKCSQNGGNGSHVKRTTLHDLYEKQGQSPWYDNLCRPVTDLIPLIESGVRGVTSNPAIFQKAISTSNAYNDQFRELVQGGKDIESAYWELVVKDIQDACRLFEPIYDETDGGDGYVSVEVSPRLADDTQGTVDAAKWLHKVVDRPNVYIKIPATAACVPSVRDVISLGISVNVTLIFSLSRYEAVIDAYLDGLEASGLDDLSRVTSVASFFVSRVDTLVDKMLEKIGTPEALNLRGKAANAQAALAFQLYQKKFSGPRWEALVKKGAKKQRLLWASTSVKNPAYPDTLYVAPLVGPDTVSTMPDQALQAFIDHGTVGRTIDANVSEAEGIYNALEKLGIDWSYVGNQLELEGVDSFKKSFDSLLDSLQEKANSLKLVNL; this comes from the exons ATGGCTTCCATTTCCAATCTTTCTTCTCCGATCACACCTCTTAAGTCGTCGCCGGTGCTtccaccaccaccaaccaccgcCGTCTATCTGGGTTTTCCGGCAAGACTCAACCTTTCTTCCTCCAAGTTGTCCGTTCGATCCACTGTCCCTCTAGCTGCCTCTTTGCT TGTGAAATGTAGCCAAAATGGTGGAAATGGAAGCCATGTTAAGAGAACAACTCTTCATGATCTTTACGAGAAGCAAGGACAGAGTCCGTGGTACGATAACCTCTGCCGACCTGTTACCGATCTTATTCCGCTGATCGAAAGTGGTGTGAGAGGCGTTACAAGCAACCCCGCG ATTTTTCAAAAGGCAATATCAACATCAAATGCTTACAATGATCAATTCAG GGAACTTGTACAAGGGGGGAAAGACATCGAAAGTGCGTATTGGGAACTTGTAGTAAAAGATATCCAAGATGCTTGCAGGCTCTTTGAGCCGATTTACGATGAAACCGATGGCGGTGATGGTTATGTTTCTGTTGAGGTTTCACCTCGGCTTGCTGATGATACTCAAGGGACCGTTGATGCTGCAAAATGGTTGCATAAAGTGGTTGACCGTCCCAATGTTTACATCAAGATTCCCGCAACTGCTGCTTGCGTTCCTTCAGTTAGAGATGTCATTTCTTTGGGAATAAGCGTTAATGTAACT CTCATATTTTCACTATCACGATACGAGGCAGTTATTGACGCTTATTTGGACGGATTGGAGGCTTCAGGTCTTGACGACTTATCTAGGGTTACAAGCGTTGCTTCTTTCTTTGTTAGTCGAGTAGACACACTTGTCGACAAAATGCTTGAAAAAATCGGAACCCCAGAGGCCCTCAATCTTCGAGGAAAG GCTGCAAATGCTCAAGCGGCTCTAGCCTTCCAACTTTACCAAAAGAAATTCTCGGGCCCACGATGGGAGGCCCTTGTGAAGAAAGGAGCTAAGAAGCAACGGTTGCTATGGGCCTCAACCAGTGTTAAGAACCCGGCCTATCCCGACACCCTATATGTGGCCCCACTTGTTGGGCCAGACACG GTGTCAACTATGCCCGATCAAGCTCTGCAAGCATTCATCGACCATGGTACAGTTGGAAGGACCATCGATGCGAATGTATCAGAGGCTGAAGGAATTTACAACGCTTTGGAGAAATTGGGGATCGATTGGAGCTACGTTGGTAACCAGTTGGAACTTGAAGGAGTAGATTCGTTCAAGAAAAGCTTTGACAGCCTGCTTGATAGTCTGCAAGAGAAGGCTAATTCGCTGAAACTAGTCAACCTGTAG